A window of the Hydrogenobacter hydrogenophilus genome harbors these coding sequences:
- a CDS encoding winged helix-turn-helix domain-containing protein, producing the protein MGIIEVLISRLRKKIDPHGRYIKTVKGLGYILKI; encoded by the coding sequence ATGGGAATAATAGAAGTACTGATAAGTAGGCTGAGAAAAAAGATAGATCCCCACGGTAGATATATAAAAACAGTGAAGGGATTGGGATACATACTTAAGATATGA